GTCTTTGTTCTgcttgatgttttaatattaggatctttgcttatcctagtctcaATATTGTGAGTCGGTTATTGTCTCGTCGTTGGCCCCCTGTTCTTTGGGCGGTATTGaatcacctgccactgcatggCCTGATGTcccaatatgaggatatttgtttcccaagtcttcccaatcttggaCCTGTAGTATGTCATGCCTTTAgtattagccaaacttgtctcggagacttgatcaatgcccaccacaaggttagttccttcctccttctcctccctgtgaaagacctcccatttctccgcaaccaaaccttggttttgtttgcctaagaatcccaacatgcctTCCGTCGTGGATTTGCTGCCCCATACCTTGATGAATACCGTTGCCTTTgcgagctgggggatgtccatctttctcacctgGTCGAGCTTTGCGGCCTCAGGAAGTGTGGATATTTCTGAAGAGCTTTTTGATGTTCTGTAGACAAAaagcgcagcgtaaagatgtcctctctatactcacagctcatcatctgtatgggtggaccctcttcagAGTTGCACATATGTTCGAAAATctgctcgttaaccagatcttcCACTTGGGACCGTTGATCAGGTGGAATCCTTCTGGATGCACTGccaatatcgatgactgcataagtcagctaatctatgttgtgcttccttgccattcTGTTGTAAGAGGGCGGCTTCTTACCTTTTCCAGTGACCATCTTGCTCTTACGGGATGGCAGTGGCGTCCTTTTGAAAGTCACAATCCTTCATGAAGACTCAGGCACTTCCTTCGTTTCTGTTCCGATTTTatctccctccgcaggacactgtctggagtctctattgcaggagggctggcttggtcttcccacagtacttgaaagcggagagctctttttcttcttcggtTTTTTTTAGCAATGTTCAGGGTTACTTTTATAAGTTTCAGAAAGgcgctaaataaaaaaaaaatcccaagagAATTTATAACCTGATCAAATGAAACGAAGTTAAAAGTAGCGTACGAATCTGACAttgaaatataaattaaaacttttgtaaaaGAGGGCACAGCGAGTTATGCCTGGGTGACCTAGCTAATTTTAAAGTACTTCAACtattaactttattttattgtggtttttttaacttatttttctGCATTTATTTCAGTTTAATTTCGTTGGCAAGTTATTGGGACCCAAAGGCAATTCGTTACGTCGCCTTCAAGAAGAAACCATGTGTAAGATGACCGTACTGGGACGGAATTCCATGAGAGATCGCGTCAAGGAGGAAGAATTACGCAAATCGAAAGATCCCAAGTACTCACATTTGAATAGTGATTTACATGTGGAAATTTCTACTGTAGCACCTCCAGCAGAGGCATATGCCCGCATAGCGTATGCGATGGCTGAACTTCGTAAATATCTCATACCGGATAGCAACGATGTTATTCGACAAGAACAATTACGTGAGCTTATGGACAGTACCCACATATCGGAGGAGCATAAAACGTCTGGTTATAAGAAAATTATGCCATCACATGCCTCCTCTAGCGGTGGTGGGGGTGGTGCAGGAATTATAACTGGCACCGGCAGTGTAATTACATCGAATGTTTCAAAGAACATGGTACCATATTCCAAAACAGCAGGACCAGCATCAAATTCAGCCGCAgcgtataataaaaataatgctGCACCCAAACAAAAAGTTATGTCAATATTGGAAAAGGCCCGTTCGGCTATGGAGGAAACATATGGGTATAATATATATAATGCTTATTTTTGCAAGGTTATTTTTTTCATATGGGgtttatattttataatttacAGACGTGGCTATGACGAAAGTCAATCGTTCGAACATCTGCAACAGGGATATGATGCCTATTCGTATCCACAGCAATCAGCACAATCAGCTGCTCATGTATCACAAACTTCTGGCATTGGCATAAATCACTTGAATACAGTGCGAGGCCCTTACGACACAGGCGAATATGAAACAAATGATTATAATAGACGGGGAGGAGTGGGCGGAGATTATTATCAGAATGCTGCCACAACATATGGCGGTGATTATTTTGAGTTTATTTAAGCAATGGTCAGTGTTTTCATTTTTCTGTCATTTGTAGcagctggtggtggtggtggtatccAACCGAATGGCGGTCTAAATCCGAATCAAACGCCAAATCGAAGTCATGTTAACAGGTGAAATTTATTTGTAGCGCCATCAACAAATCAcacaacaacacaacaaaaatCACATCAGCAGCCCAATAACAACGTTATTTCGAACACATGTTGTCCCACGATTTCCTCTTCTACATCTACAACTTTGAAACCAGGAAACTTACTACACCAACTGTCTGATATACACGATCCCCTATTGCCAGGACGCGCAGGTGCGGGCGGAGTTGGCCCAAAACATGAActaaataataatttatataaaTCCTCAACAATCTCCTCATCATCTGTATCATTACATCTGGCTGGCACTtatcaacaacaaacaaacgtaGGAACAGGCACAactaaaaacaataacaatctAAATCATTCCTACAATGGCCCAATTCCTCTTACACATATGACAATACCAAcaacacaaaatttcccaccGTCTTCTGAcacaacatcagcagcagcaacaatttCCAATAATCTTAATAACAGTAACAATGATAATCAAAAaacgacaacaacagcaacattatTACCACCAATTC
The genomic region above belongs to Stomoxys calcitrans chromosome 5, idStoCalc2.1, whole genome shotgun sequence and contains:
- the LOC106080938 gene encoding KH domain-containing, RNA-binding, signal transduction-associated protein 2 isoform X2, whose translation is MATTYEGNGDYVDNSGGGEQHQHPDTNYLNEKANEYVRECLNEKSRMDRKFPIAEKLLDAEIDKVQTTGRLPSKEQKYADIYREKPLRVSQKVLVPIREHPKFNFVGKLLGPKGNSLRRLQEETMCKMTVLGRNSMRDRVKEEELRKSKDPKYSHLNSDLHVEISTVAPPAEAYARIAYAMAELRKYLIPDSNDVIRQEQLRELMDSTHISEEHKTSGYKKIMPSHASSSGGGGGAGIITGTGSVITSNVSKNMVPYSKTAGPASNSAAAYNKNNAAPKQKVMSILEKARSAMEETYGRGYDESQSFEHLQQGYDAYSYPQQSAQSAAHVSQTSGIGINHLNTVRGPYDTGEYETNDYNRRGGVGGDYYQNAATTYGAGGGGGIQPNGGLNPNQTPNRSHVNR
- the LOC106080938 gene encoding KH domain-containing, RNA-binding, signal transduction-associated protein 2 isoform X1, with translation MATTYEGNGDYVDNSGGGEQHQHPDTNYLNEKANEYVRECLNEKSRMDRKFPIAEKLLDAEIDKVQTTGRLPSKEQKYADIYREKPLRVSQKVLVPIREHPKFNFVGKLLGPKGNSLRRLQEETMCKMTVLGRNSMRDRVKEEELRKSKDPKYSHLNSDLHVEISTVAPPAEAYARIAYAMAELRKYLIPDSNDVIRQEQLRELMDSTHISEEHKTSGYKKIMPSHASSSGGGGGAGIITGTGSVITSNVSKNMVPYSKTAGPASNSAAAYNKNNAAPKQKVMSILEKARSAMEETYGRGYDESQSFEHLQQGYDAYSYPQQSAQSAAHVSQTSGIGINHLNTVRGPYDTGEYETNDYNRRGGVGGDYYQNAATTYGAAGGGGGIQPNGGLNPNQTPNRSHVNR